The genomic stretch AGACCAAATCAAATAACCAGCCAAATGAGGTTCAATTTCACTAAAATAATCTTCCTTAATTTTAGATGTCCAATTTTGTAAAGATATAGGTAAAGGATGAACTTTTAAAGTAGGTAAATTAGTCTCTTTAGCTTTGACACTATTATTAATAGTAATGAAAATACCACTGCTTAACAATAAAATGAAAATAAAATTTACAACGGCTTTCATAAGAGCTAAAGCATTGATTTCAATTTGAATAATCTCAAATAATTGCTAATGACTAATTGCTAATTGCTAATGACTAAATTTCTAATTATTCAACCATCCTGCACTCAAAACAACAGTTAAGCTAATAAAAGTTAGACTTAAAATCCATGTCACACGATTAAGAGTTGCTTCTGCACTTTTTGTGCTGGAAAAAAGTTGTGCTTGTCCTCCAATACCTCCTAATCCATCACCTTTAGGAGAATGTAATAACACTAAAACTGTTAATAATCCGGCAGATACTGCCCAAACAATTTGAACTACTTGATAAACACCCATAATTATTTAAGTCTATGATTCTATTCAAACCATTATATATCTGAACATACCCAGATTCTCCGTAAGGTTTGACAGCAGTTTTCATTTCTTTAAACTGACTCTGCATTCTCCTTTATTATTTAAACAGCAACACTAATGGGAGTGCGACTTTTTTTGACTTCATATTCTGGTTTTGTAATTAAAGATTCTCCTGTCATTTCTTGGGGTTTAGGCAGTTGTAAAATATCGAGAATTGTGGGGGCAATATCTGCCAATTTACCGTTTTCTTTGAGTTTAACATTACCACCATGACCAATTATTTTACGTCCTTCTCCTTCAACTAAAATAAAAGGTACTTGATTAGTGGTATGAGCAGTCCAAGGATTACCGTTTTCATCTTTCATGTATTCTGCATTACCATGATCCGCCGTTATTAATACAGTACCACCTACTTGATTAATAGCTTTCAACAGTTTACCTAAACAAGTATCAACGGTTTCGATCGCAGTTTGAGCGGCATCTAATTTGCCTGTATGACCTACCATATCAGGATTTGCATAGTTCATCACCACGAGAGAATAGATACCTTTTGTAATAGCATCACACGCTACGGTGGTTAATTCCATAGCAGACATGGCCGGAGCTTTATCATAGGTTGCAACCATAGGACTTTGTACCAATTCTCGATCTTCTCCCTCTAAAGGTTGCTCTAATCCACCATTGAAAAAATAAGTAACGTGGGGATATTTTTCGGTTTCTGAAACACGAAATTGTTTTAATCCTGCATTGGCAATGACTTCTCCAAGAATATTAGTTAAATACTGAGGTTCAAAAACCACTTTTACGGGTAAATTGGGATCGTATTGAGTAAAGGTAGCGAAATGAAGGTTCTCAATTTTTTGCCGTTCAAAACCGTTAAAATTATCCATGGTGAAAGCATAACATATTTGTCGGGCTCGATCGGGACGAAAATTATAGAATATTACAGCATCCCCTTCTGTAATTGCACCTTCAGCAATACGAGTTGGTTCAATAAATTCATCGTTGATGCCTTCTTTATAAGAATCTTCTATTACCTCTATAGTCGTTCTACCATCTCCTGTACCATCTATAGTGTATAAATCATAGGCTTTTTGAACTCTATCCCAACGGCGATCGCGATCCATGGCATAATAACGACCACAAATAGTGACAATTTTACCTACACCAATTTTTTTTATATGTTCTTCGATCGTTCTAACATACTTTACAGCATCATTGGGGTTTGTATCTCTACCATCTGTAATAAAGTGAACGCAAACTTCTGAAACACCCTGTAACTTAGCCAAATCCAATAAACCAATTAAATGATCTAAATGAGAATGAACACCGCCATCGGAACATAATCCCATTAAATGTAATTTTCCTTGAGATTTAATGACATTCTGACAGATTTCTTCTAATACAGGATCTTTGAAAATTGAACCATCTTCCACAGCATCCGAAATTCTCACTAATTCTTGGGGAACAACTCGTCCCGCTCCTAAATTCAAATGTCCTACTTCAGAATTACCCATTTGTCCATTCGGTAATCCAACAGCTCTACCCGATGCATTGATGAGAGTATTAGGATAAACTTCTAGCAGACTATCCATAACAGGTGTTTTAGCTAAAGCGATCGCATTATCCTGTGAATCTTCCCGATAACCCCAACCATCCAGAATTACTAACACGACGGGAGATATTGGTGTTTGAGTCATAACATTTACCTAGTATAAAATTGTAAAAATAGCTGCAATTAGATAATAACATTGACAATTAATTACGGTGAATCATTTTTCAACTTTACTTGACATGAACAAAAACAAAAGAAAAACTCTTATAATCACTGAGTTTTAGTTTTTTAAATTTCTTAATCATTGGTTTTACAACTATAACTGCTATCTTACATCAACTTAGAGACGAAAATAGAGGATACAATAAAAGTGGTTAAAAAACTTGTTTATGTCAATTTTCACCGTTAAATTAAGATATTTCGATTAATTGATAACAATATCAGAAAGTAGATCTTTAAGACAATATTAAGATTTTTTTTGTCAAGAAAAGCACAAATTTGGAATGTAGAATTTATAAATCTAAAGAAGTGAGAATATCAAGATATAGCAATTTTGCATCAATCGTCAAAATTTTACCTAAAACCTAACACCTTCCCCCATCAAAATACTTTTTCAGCAACCCCTAATTAATTGTTCATGTCTCCTACACCTTTAGAGATCAAAAGTCGTTCTCTTTTTTTTCTTGCAATTTCTCTAAGACTAACAATTTTGTCAGTTTCATCAACAATATCTCCCGTCAAAACTTCTAACACATCTTCTAAAGTAACCACTCCAGAAACGCCTCCATATTCATCAATTACTACCATTAAATGTTGCCTAATTTCTTGGAAATGTTTTAATAATCGATTGGCTCTAATAGTTTCGGGTACAAAATTAGCCGTTCGAGTTAAATTAGCGACTTTTTCTTCTTGTTTTCCTTGAATAATTGCGGCTAATAATTCACTCTTAAAAGCAATACCAATTACATCATCAATAGAGTCTTGTACGACTAAAATACGAGTATGTTCAGATTTAATAACAACGTCTTGACAATCTTTTAAAATGAGATCTCCTTTAAGATAGGTAATGATAATTCTAGGAGTCATTATATCAGAAGCAGATAGATCATTAAGATGGAAAACACGATTAATCATTTCTGCTTCATTGACTTCAATTACGCCTTCATTACTACCAATATTTGTTAACAATTTTATCTCCATTTCATTCGTTGTGGGCAATACTTTTCCTTGAGTAAAAGGTTCAGTAATTTTCTCTATTAACCACACTAAAGGACTTAATATTAAGGTTAAAAATTGTGTAGGTAATGCTAATAATAATGCTAAATTATCAGCATATCTTTGACCGATAGTTTTGGGTAATATTTCTCCGAAAATAATAATTAAAAAAGTTAATAATGCAGAAAAAAGTCCTAATAATCTATTCCCTAAAACTTCGGTTGCTAAACTACCAATTATAATACTACCAACGATATTAAAAATATTATTGAGCATAACAATCGTAGCGATCGGTCGGCTCATTTTTTTCTTAATTTTTAACAAAGCTAAAGCCGGTGTTTTTTTTGATTGAGCCCATTGTTTTACCTTTATATCGGAAACGGATAATATAACTGTTTCTGTTAAAGAACAAATAGCTGAACCTAATAAAACTACAATTACGATCGAAAAAAGAGTTAACATAATAATTGGGTTTAAAAATCCCAGTTGGAAAAGAAATAAGTGAACAAATAAATATGATCTAATTTATCAATTGCTAATTGCTAATTGTTGGTTATATTTTCGCTTCCAAAGATTTTAAGTATTCAGTATTAACCCCTGATTCTCTTACTAAAGCAACTTTTCCAGTTCTTGCTATTTCTTTTATCCCAAATTTATTTAACATAGAAATAATAGCGACCATTTTACCCGGATCTCCAACCACTTCCAAAGTTAAACTGTCATCAGACATATCTACTACCCTAGCCCGAAAAATTTGGACAATTTGTAGAATTTCTCCCCTAGTATTGGCATTGGTGCTAACTTTTACTAACATTAACTCTCTTTCTACACAAGGAATTTTAGTAATATCAGTAACTTTGATTACATTAATTAACTTATGTAACTGTTTTGTTAGCTGTTCGATCGTGTCTTCATCCCCAGGTACAACCATCGTAATGCGTGAAATATTACCTTGTTCTGTCGGTCCTACAGCTAGACTTTCAATATTAAAACCTCTACGGGCAAATAATCCCGCAATTCTTGTCAAAACTCCTGCTTCATCTTCTACTAATACAGAAATAGTATGCTTCATTGATATTTAGATTCTTGATAATTAACAATAAAAGTTACATTACAACTCTTTTTTTGACTAGATTTTCTCATCAGTCAAATTTGAATTTAACCTTTCATTGTATCAATTAACCATCAAGAATGAATAATAATGTGGTTATTTTAGAAGCCATCCTTTAACTGTTAAAGGATAATAACATTTGCAAAGAAATGAGACTCTTGTGTTTATAATCAAAGATGAATAAATCAATTTAATTTACTTACTATTTTTTTCTATGGATTTCTCTATTTATGATGTTATCAATCATACGGTTATTTTAGCTCAGGTGATCGAAGATCCTGATATTATTGGTCAAATGTCCGATGCTTGGAAAAATTTTGTGGAAACTGGACAGATTTGGGCTTTATTAATCGGTATGTTTTTTGGTTATACTTTTGCAAATTTTACTCGATTTTAAATATTAATGCTTTGTCGAAGAAAATAATTTAATTTTAATTGGAGATAGACAAAAGACAACTGACAAGAGTTTTTTGTAACAGAAAAATAATGTCTCAACAAGTTTACAACATACTCAATGGTGATTAAAACTCGAATTAATTATTGTCTATTTTTATAAAACAATCTTGAATGTAACCAATAATACTATTTATCAATCACCTTCAACAAAAAATATCTATAGTAATTAATATATAATTAACCGTGACAAAACAACAGACTTGGAGCGATCGCTTTGAAACCTCTTTACATCCAGTTATCGCCGTTTTTAATGCCAGTATTGGCTTTGATATTGAATTAATCGAATATGATCTCACTGGATCAACCGCTCATGCTAAAATGCTCGGTCATACGGGTATTATTACCCCAGAAGAAGCCGAAACTCTCATCAATGGTTTAGCCCAAATTCGTCAGGAATACCGAGACGGCAATTTTAATCCGGGAGTGGATCAAGAAGATGTACACTTTGCCGTAGAAAGACGCTTAACGGAAATTGTGGGAGATGTGGGTAAAAAGTTACATACTGCTCGTTCTCGTAATGATCAAGTAGGTACTGATACTCGGCTATATTTACGGGATCAAATTCAGCAAATACAAGGATTATTGAGAGATTGGCAACAAGCCTTATTAAACCATGCAGAGAAACACATTGAGACCTTAATTCCGGGTTATACTCACCTACAACGGGCGCAACCCATAAGTTTAGCTCATCATCTGATGGCATACTGTCAAATGGCACAGCGAGACTGGGAAAGATTGGAACAAATTTACGATCGAACTAATATCTCTCCTTTAG from Geminocystis sp. NIES-3709 encodes the following:
- the secG gene encoding preprotein translocase subunit SecG — translated: MGVYQVVQIVWAVSAGLLTVLVLLHSPKGDGLGGIGGQAQLFSSTKSAEATLNRVTWILSLTFISLTVVLSAGWLNN
- the gpmI gene encoding 2,3-bisphosphoglycerate-independent phosphoglycerate mutase — encoded protein: MTQTPISPVVLVILDGWGYREDSQDNAIALAKTPVMDSLLEVYPNTLINASGRAVGLPNGQMGNSEVGHLNLGAGRVVPQELVRISDAVEDGSIFKDPVLEEICQNVIKSQGKLHLMGLCSDGGVHSHLDHLIGLLDLAKLQGVSEVCVHFITDGRDTNPNDAVKYVRTIEEHIKKIGVGKIVTICGRYYAMDRDRRWDRVQKAYDLYTIDGTGDGRTTIEVIEDSYKEGINDEFIEPTRIAEGAITEGDAVIFYNFRPDRARQICYAFTMDNFNGFERQKIENLHFATFTQYDPNLPVKVVFEPQYLTNILGEVIANAGLKQFRVSETEKYPHVTYFFNGGLEQPLEGEDRELVQSPMVATYDKAPAMSAMELTTVACDAITKGIYSLVVMNYANPDMVGHTGKLDAAQTAIETVDTCLGKLLKAINQVGGTVLITADHGNAEYMKDENGNPWTAHTTNQVPFILVEGEGRKIIGHGGNVKLKENGKLADIAPTILDILQLPKPQEMTGESLITKPEYEVKKSRTPISVAV
- the ilvN gene encoding acetolactate synthase small subunit, with the protein product MKHTISVLVEDEAGVLTRIAGLFARRGFNIESLAVGPTEQGNISRITMVVPGDEDTIEQLTKQLHKLINVIKVTDITKIPCVERELMLVKVSTNANTRGEILQIVQIFRARVVDMSDDSLTLEVVGDPGKMVAIISMLNKFGIKEIARTGKVALVRESGVNTEYLKSLEAKI
- a CDS encoding hemolysin family protein translates to MLTLFSIVIVVLLGSAICSLTETVILSVSDIKVKQWAQSKKTPALALLKIKKKMSRPIATIVMLNNIFNIVGSIIIGSLATEVLGNRLLGLFSALLTFLIIIFGEILPKTIGQRYADNLALLLALPTQFLTLILSPLVWLIEKITEPFTQGKVLPTTNEMEIKLLTNIGSNEGVIEVNEAEMINRVFHLNDLSASDIMTPRIIITYLKGDLILKDCQDVVIKSEHTRILVVQDSIDDVIGIAFKSELLAAIIQGKQEEKVANLTRTANFVPETIRANRLLKHFQEIRQHLMVVIDEYGGVSGVVTLEDVLEVLTGDIVDETDKIVSLREIARKKRERLLISKGVGDMNN